The Gemmatimonas aurantiaca T-27 DNA segment TCGCGCGACGGCGCGTAACGAGCCGGGCGTGTACCTCATGCGCGGCGGACGCGGCGACGTGCTGTACGTGGGCAAGAGTACGCAGGTGCGAACGCGACTGCTCTCCTACTTTCGCCTGCCGTGGCCCGAACATCGTCATGCCCGGATGTTGCGGGAGACGGCACACATCGAATGGGAGCCACATCCGAGCGAGTTTGCGGCGTTGTTGCGCGAAGTGCGTCTCATTCGCGCGCACTTGCCGCGTTACAACGTGCGATCAGCGCGCCCACTCGACAAATGGTGGGTGATCACGATCGCCAAGGGACTCACGCCGCGCCTGCGGGTGCAGCGGGCCAGTGCGGCCGCACGCTCTCGCGACGTCGCACAGATCATCGGTCCTTTTGCATCCCGCCGGCCACTGGTGGACGCACTGCGCGTCTTGAACGACGCGCTGGGTCTGCGGGATTGTTCCGATCGCATCCGCATGCATGTGCGCGATGTGGCCGAGCTGTTCGAGGAGCATCATCCGGCGATGCAGCGCACGCCGGCATGTCATCGCTATGAAACGCGGCGTTGCCTCGGCCCCTGTGTAGGCGCGACCAGTGAGTATGAGTATCGTACCCAACTCACACGCGCCAAGGCGGTGCTCGAGGGGCGCGACGATTCTCCGCAGCAGCACCTTGTGCGCG contains these protein-coding regions:
- a CDS encoding GIY-YIG nuclease family protein, translated to MYLMRGGRGDVLYVGKSTQVRTRLLSYFRLPWPEHRHARMLRETAHIEWEPHPSEFAALLREVRLIRAHLPRYNVRSARPLDKWWVITIAKGLTPRLRVQRASAAARSRDVAQIIGPFASRRPLVDALRVLNDALGLRDCSDRIRMHVRDVAELFEEHHPAMQRTPACHRYETRRCLGPCVGATSEYEYRTQLTRAKAVLEGRDDSPQQHLVREMAVASAALSYERAGWLRDRLTALQDLESQLARVREALSRPSCVYAVPGRQGDDRLYLIRHGRVVAEARCADPDSVNDLQALESRATQAPSGAMVDQLDELLLVESWLRGRQGERALVADSVVGALQALACSYSSVGSSVGSSTSNGISSTSA